The window TAGACAACCCAAAATTACAATAAAGCCTAGAGAGAGGGGTTCTCATGGTCTCATAAGATGGAAACAAGTACTTTACCCAGTCATGAAAATATGACTTGATTTAATCAGTTTTGTATATTGGAACACAATTCTACAAGTTGTGAAAGATGGGCTGTACTTTAGGTCACACCacttatttattttgcttttcagcAACTGCTATTGTTCACCACATtcaaaacccaaaatgtttttttaactgtgatGTTGAACCTCTTGCTTCTATACCATCTGAGTTATTGCTTGATAAGCATACAGATGAGGAAAGTCAGGGAAATGCGAGTCAAAAGTAAAGAAGCCAGAGAGGTAATTTGTATTTTCACAAACGGAGGTCAACAATTGGCAGCTTCCACGTTACTTGTGTAACTGGTTTTCCTTTAAATCCATTAAAACAATctcaataaacaaaaagttttcttatGTGATGGGAGCACTGTGGTTCTTTGAGACTTCTGGTTGAGATCAGTAAAGTTCCCTTCCAGAATATCTTGACCCTGTTCTCTTGAATCTTACTTTGATTATCTTCAGCATCTCTGTTTTTGCAATATGCTATTTCAGGTCTACTTCTGTCCGAAACCAACACCTAACTGTGGGAGGAACCTGCACATTTAAACTGGTAAGTGTTTTATGGGTGATGAGGCAGAGCTTTTATCAATGCTGTTTCCATGTTTCTTGGTGCCCCCCTTCATATTCCAATTATGTGGGAGCCCATTGCTTACAGAACACAGGGTCTGAATTCCTGCATATTCTTGCTTCCCTGGCCTTGACATGATATTATCTAGCTACTGACTTAAAATAGGCAATGTTCCTGGATGCTTAATAGATGCAAAAGGGTGCCCAATAAGCAGCAACCACACCATACATTGACAATCATTGTAAGCAAGTTCTAAAGGACTTTTTTTCTCTGGATTTTATGGAATTGTCTTTGTTGAGCTACATTAGGGCACCCAGCTACAACAAAGATTGCACCGACTGCTGTTTGGTTTGGAGGATCTGCGTCATCTACATGACGAATAATATGAACACCAGGGTTTGTAAATATTGCTATGAGtcacctgaatatatatatatatatatatatatatatatatataaaattataaatatatatataaaaatatatatcggTTCATAAGGGGAAGTTAAAGCTAGAATGTTActcacttgtgaataatctttctcactgtagaatgatggacttctaattgtttggaaatggccttataatcCTTCACAGATTGATAGGCAGCTACAATCGTTTGTCCAGGACATACAGGTatatttcctccttggcattgtgttaacacacacctgaatgatGTAGACCATAAAattgccaaaacttctgcttttataaagGTGGTCACACCTGCTGACGATCAATGAATGAATTGCATTTGATTAGCACCACCTGGCTGGTACTTAATCTTAATAGAAGATTGAAGGATTCCTATGGGAATGGAGGGAAGGGCGTACTTTTTCACACACTGCGTCTGCATTTTGACTCTTTGAAATATAATGACATGATGTAGTATGGCACATTTTGTTCATCTGAGGATGACCTTACGAAATTTataacctgctaaggaccagatgattttttatttattatgtcctgataggcaaaaccttagaattgaaagccATGTCCCATCTACATTCagttcagcaatggctgcatgacattttttAGGGCAGGTTTCGTGATGGTGACAATAGTAGATCATATCTGTGTAATAGCTTTTAAAGCAGCCACTTTTAGTCTTCATGTGGCAGGATGCCAACACAAAAGCACAGATGGATAACAAGGATGGAGAGTTGCCTAGGTTGGAGCATGAATGTGCCTGGACAGGGACCTTAATGGCTAGATGACCAgtattagttttatgtttttaatattaagttaatattgttatatttattatgtttttattagattttagtgaAGGGATTTACACACAGTTACCGCCCTGGGCACATACTTGCTGTAGAAAACGTGGCCCAGACACACAGCTGCCTTTACATGTGAGAATATTTCAGTTCATAAacaatactggaaaaaaaagttttattgtatgtCCCGGGAACAGAAAACAGCACACCCTTTGGGTCCGCTTAGACAATAAATATAGATTGTACTCTGTGCTGCTGCTGGAGTCGGCTGGTGGAGCACAGGGAGTACAGTGAGTACAGTGAGAACACGGGACACTTTGCAGGTGTAGTACACTAATACACACACACGCAGCTCCCGTCCCGCCCTCTGTGTACTTTTATCACTAGCAAGCCATCtcagtcataataataataattaggcatTCAAAAGCCTGAGAGCTTGCTGAATCAGATCATTAGTTGTCAGGATTGCATGTCTGCATAAGAAGAAAAGTTGTCCTTTCTGTGTATGTGCCACCTGCTGATGTGAAGCTGCACCAATTGCTATATGTCACCTGAACTGCAGGTAAGGACTGTGCCAGTACTGGAGGGGGTAGGGGGGATGGTACAGAGCCTGTTCTCGGAGGAATGCACTTatccttttattttcatatagtaATAGTTTTTATATTGTGTGAAGCGTTCTCAACAGGCCCGGTTCTGGTTCAGATTTCAGTCCCATGCCTTTACCCACTGTGGGGatagttaaagcaaaactccagcttTAAAGCAGAGtgtcagttttttaaaaacacaagttCTGTGGTCACTATTACATCATTGAATTCAATTTTGATAATCAATAGGGTATGTACCTGGATTTTACCTGGCATCAGTTACTTGAGGTTTTGGGgcagaagcagcacaaaaagctaATCAGTTGTCCTgtagtgctcatgtgctaacaaggaaaaTATTGAGAGATGAGCCCATCAGCcatctgcttctcctttcactttcCAGTAATGGGCTGTGGAGGTACAAGACTTACAAGTGTTACTTaaccacagcaaaaaaaaaaatctggaattacCGAAAAGGAGACCCAATGGCaattaaacatacagtatatatacatttatatttatatatttttttttaaacaagccatATACCTGCTCTGCTTCCTATATACAGTGTTTGTGCTGATGTGCTCACTTTATAATTGAGTTTACTGCAACACTTAAGAACAAAAGTACACAGACCTGTAAGTTCTAGTTTAGCTTTAGGTACAACAAACAAAATCTGGACCTGCCCTCTAGCAAAGCCAGTTTGCCCAGTCTTTATCCAGGTTCAGGGTCTTTGGCCTTCTCAATTGGCtgggacaatgtaacttctgtgcatgtgcaAAGGCATGCTGAATTTGTACACTgagtgttctcccctgccccttttagccggATGCACCACCTAGAAATTCTCAGTAACTCCCCCGGCTGTTTGGGTGGTtgatgaaaagttgggtcacaatacaggggccaataccagcctacaacttcttcccactcagcttgaAAAAGATTCTGTGGAGAATACCGAGCTATAATATTTAAGTTTGCTAGAAAGCTGGTATGAAAAGCCcatgtgcgtgtgatgaggttatgagtgaggaagtcattagtaggtcattggaggagcgaagagagcggctaggtgagtatttgtttttatcaggtcagaaaggtaagtgggacaagaactgtggagggatttgaaggcaaagcacaggagcttgaatttgattctaaggtgaaatggaagccaatgaagagatctgcaaagagatgcagcagaagaggagcggtgggaaggatggaggagtctggctgcagcattcgtaatagattgtagaggagagagtcgggttagtggaataccagagaggaggaggttacagtccagacgagagatgataagagcgtgtaggagtttggtggtctcacaTTTAAAGGGATTTTGGACACTTGATAACTTTTGCCTTTTGTAAAGGAATGCATAAATAAAGCTTGAATCTAAACAATTAATtcattatgttctttttaaaatataaagcattgtgAAAAGCAGCACTAAAAGCCAATCAGCCTCTGTTGCACGCACATGTGTTGATGGGGGAACATGCATTGCTGATAAGTGGAGACAGCAGAGTGAATATTTGCATGGAATTTTCTGAGGCTCCTTTGACGCAACGCAGACACATTAAAGTTACAACGTGGTCTTCAGGCACTGGATAGCGCCCACAACCAGTACACAAGGTTAGTTTATTATGGTATATCTTAGTACACTTGCACTTCCATGGAGATACCTTCACAGAATAGCAATCCATTACTGTTTGTTAATTGGATTGTGTGAAGGCCACACATCATGAATGGCTGCCCAATGCACAGTTTGTTGGGGTGCCATCAGTGGTGGACCTAACCAACAGCGGGCCCATGTACAGAACTGACTTTAAGCCCTTGTGGGGACCCCTGTTGGCGGAGTATTATCTGAGGCTCTCAGCTCCCTAGACCTGTCCCTGGGTGTCATTTATATAATGGGAACATTTTGGGGACACCTGGTGATATATGCATTTTCAAGACTCTGCATTATTGGAAAACGGTGTTGGTCGCCATTGATAATCAGGGACTCCTgtatgcagaatttttttgtttcaggagTTGTCCTCATTGCTAGAAGTAACAAACTCCATACCCCCACTGCGTGTTTTCTTTCATAATCATATTACAGTAAACACCATGATCTGTAGCTCTGCAACACATGGGCAAATTGTCTAATCTTGTGTTGCAATCCAGTACAGGGTAGGGTTGGGAATATGAGCACagaatgtatattacataatcaGCAGCATAATTCTAGTCTGTCTAGAATCCTTCCACCCAATGTTGCCCTTAGGAGCTTCCCATGTGGTCCCAGCAGACAGCCATGGAAGTGTTCATTTTGTAAAGGGTCTGTAATGGCAGAAGTCTTTATCAGTCTCATGTATTCCCTGTCTCTTGCAGCATATCTACAGTCTCCAATCACACCTGTAGTTTGTCCAttgtctctgaccatttcctttTGTAAGTCTTTGGTCTCTAAACTTATTCTGTAGCATTATATGTACAACTAATATTAGGTGCAGCCTCAGCTGAGGCAAATTGACAATCTGTGGTCTAGAagttaagaaaataaaagtgaaaaatgaatcTAATTGGTTGCTATAACAAACTCACcttatttcaatttttatagATAGGACCTGGTtacctttacttaaaaaaatgtctgacatAGGGAATATTTTTATTGACCATATCAACTAATCCGATTTAGCTTTTGTATCAGGTGACATGGGTAAGTAAAAAGAGGAAAGTGAGTGGCCAGTAATGTCACCCCAGATAATAAATATCTTCTAATCTATGTTATgttaatgaaatttaaaaagtaatttttaatcttttaaaatttgaAGCTTTCATTAACATAACACCTGATGACCGGGCcaagtggaaaaaaagcagaaaataaaagtgGAACAAATCCCTGTTATACTCATCTGATCCCATTATGCAGCAGATGACACCATCTCCTTCTCTTCTTTGCTATGATCTTGATTGGCCAACAAAAAATGGGAACAAAATTCAGTTCCACCAGCTGCAAGAGAAGCTGGAATGTGTTGGGGATCCCGACAACCAACACATGAGCAACTCGGCATAAAGTGAGGAATGAGGCAGGTATGAATGCTTCTTGCAGAAGCTGTCCTATTCTGCAaggccctgcctgatcacaaatttttgaAGTggatttttagttccactttgaagtcCTTGTTTACTACTTcgtgttatggggtgacaacactccttTCTCCTAGTTGCACtccagtgttgtcagcctgtcaCATGCACTTCCAGTACTGGTGATACACTGGCATGTCTGAGCTCATTGTGTAGGCACATTCCAATAATTTCAACATCAGAAACCCCACTCAACAATGACATGTACCCGTCACTGGGGCAAatgcatgcagacaggaagtagCTGCATCACCTAAATGCAACACATTCCATTTCCTTTATCACAGTGCTTTTCTAACCATTGTCTGGTTGAAATTTAGATCTAGTTTAAGACACTaaacaatgacaataaatatattatatatttttattctaaattttattttagatctgatacagttttttgtttttttttttaataaaacaacaatgaaGATCTGGCTGGAAATAGGACTCTAAGTGGAGAAACTGAAGGCCTCAAGGCACCATGTCGCCCCCAGCATCTGACCAATATGAGAATAAGCATGAAGACGAAGATGACTACTACCCATGTTCAGTTCTTCCTCGTAGGTGTTCTCTCATAGCAGATCTTTGGGAGGTGACCAGATTGCCTTGTTATTGGGGGGGTATAAATAAGTACCAAGCTGATATTTTGTTACTAGGCCATTCCGATGGCACGTTTCTCCTCCGGAACTCATCCCAAGAAGGCTGTGCCTTTGCAGTCACTTTTCGAAGAAGAGGACGCACCCGCCATGCCCGTGTTCAATATAGAGAAAAGTACTTCAGCTTTCCATGGGGGAGCTTCCATTCTCCCACCATTGCTAACCTCTTGAAGCAGTACAATGACCCTAAGACGTGTACTTTTTTTGAACCGCTTCTTGCCAAACCGCTAAAACGCACATCAGCTCTTAGCTTACAAGAACTTTGCCGGGCAACAATCAACGCCGCCATACCCTACAACACCATTAGTCAACTTCCACTTCCCAAAGCCATGAAGGAGTACCTGCTGGATTATCACTACAAGGAAATTCTTCCAGGGAGTGAAGAAGATTCCTTATGATATACAAATGAAGGACTTTGTTTAACATTGTTTCAGAAATATCAACTGCATTGACCTTGAGATAACTTTTCGGTTGTTGGCAGGTAGACCGTTTTAGGGATTTCatccagtaacattttttttccagagttAGATTGGCCATTGGCCAGTTTTAGCTTTTGCACCAAGGGCTTTTGTGACTGGGTACTACTAGGgttctccaaaaataaaattcagctttTTGTTATCCAGCACCTAAAGGGATTAGTAGATTCTGGATAAAGAtagtttctggttgcttgagTTACTATTGAAATAGACCTAAATAATTCTGTACCCCATACTATACCATAAACTCTGTTTTGACTTGATATAAATGTTGAAATACATtcattaaaaccaaaataaaagcaACCAAATAAAAGCAATGCATTACAGTATATGCCGTTACAAATCCATTTATAGTCAGAGAAAAAGACCTGTACTTTACAATCAGAATGTCCTATAAAAGCAAAGGGCAGTATAACCATA is drawn from Pyxicephalus adspersus chromosome Z, UCB_Pads_2.0, whole genome shotgun sequence and contains these coding sequences:
- the LOC140343924 gene encoding suppressor of cytokine signaling 4-like produces the protein MSPPASDQYENKHEDEDDYYPCSVLPRRCSLIADLWEVTRLPCYWGGINKYQADILLLGHSDGTFLLRNSSQEGCAFAVTFRRRGRTRHARVQYREKYFSFPWGSFHSPTIANLLKQYNDPKTCTFFEPLLAKPLKRTSALSLQELCRATINAAIPYNTISQLPLPKAMKEYLLDYHYKEILPGSEEDSL